Proteins from a single region of Thermococcus sp. CX2:
- the cbiB gene encoding adenosylcobinamide-phosphate synthase CbiB, producing MEALAIFVVALLWDLILGEPPALVHPTVWFGRLIGLFDGIYRRRSPILDFLAGTVASLFVITFAFALSKLPELLPGWLGFALGVYLLKSSFAIKSLAQHVENTVRDDIEEQRKYVGWIVSRDVSKLDRAHLNSAAIESLAENITDSIVAPLFYYLLFGLPGALVYRAVNTMDAMIGYRDERHEYFGKFAARLDDVLNFIPARITVILFLPLSPKKVLEYWGKAKFKINADKPIAAMSAVLGVWLEKEGVYRFEGREPMLDDIKKALGVYWIVVGEWVLICLALLFVGVCPCLSL from the coding sequence ATGGAGGCTTTAGCGATTTTTGTGGTTGCGCTCCTGTGGGATCTAATCCTCGGCGAGCCGCCCGCTTTAGTCCATCCCACCGTCTGGTTCGGCAGGCTAATCGGCCTCTTTGATGGGATATACAGAAGAAGAAGCCCGATTTTGGACTTTCTCGCCGGGACCGTTGCTTCTCTCTTTGTCATCACCTTCGCCTTCGCCCTTTCCAAGCTTCCGGAGCTTCTGCCAGGGTGGCTAGGTTTCGCTCTGGGCGTTTACCTTCTAAAAAGCTCCTTCGCAATTAAAAGCCTCGCCCAGCACGTGGAGAACACGGTGAGGGACGACATAGAAGAGCAGAGGAAGTACGTGGGCTGGATAGTCAGCAGGGACGTCTCAAAGCTCGATAGGGCCCATCTCAATTCAGCGGCCATAGAGAGCCTCGCCGAGAATATCACAGACAGCATCGTTGCTCCGCTGTTCTACTACCTCCTCTTTGGTCTGCCAGGAGCTCTTGTTTACCGTGCTGTGAATACTATGGACGCCATGATAGGCTACCGCGATGAAAGGCACGAGTATTTTGGCAAGTTTGCGGCAAGGCTCGATGACGTTCTCAACTTCATCCCCGCTAGAATAACGGTCATCCTCTTCCTGCCGCTCAGTCCGAAAAAGGTTCTCGAATACTGGGGGAAGGCGAAGTTTAAGATAAACGCCGACAAGCCCATAGCAGCGATGAGCGCCGTCCTCGGCGTCTGGCTTGAGAAAGAAGGGGTTTATCGCTTTGAAGGCAGGGAGCCGATGCTTGATGACATTAAGAAGGCTCTCGGGGTTTATTGGATTGTTGTGGGGGAGTGGGTTTTAATATGCCTTGCACTTTTGTTTGTGGGGGTGTGTCCATGCTTAAGCCTGTAA
- a CDS encoding NTP transferase domain-containing protein, with protein MIIILAGGKSTRMGQEKPVLKVAGKPMLLWVYEEAGKVDDVLVALSRNTPKTRELCLREGIPFIETPGKDYVQDIQWLLSEFGPFVSVSADIPFVKASDFWLIEKAFDGKTSLTGVLPLEKVPGDLNPVVYRGYAIVGLNAVAEEGERFFEFTNPLLALNVNTPEELELAKRIANLIRAPRGCIPRRGSSQQS; from the coding sequence ATGATAATCATCCTCGCCGGAGGCAAATCAACCCGCATGGGGCAGGAAAAGCCTGTCCTCAAGGTGGCCGGTAAGCCGATGCTCCTCTGGGTCTACGAAGAAGCGGGGAAAGTTGACGACGTCCTCGTTGCTCTATCGCGGAACACCCCCAAAACAAGGGAGCTCTGCCTCAGGGAAGGGATTCCCTTCATTGAGACGCCGGGAAAAGACTACGTCCAAGACATCCAGTGGCTTTTGAGTGAGTTCGGCCCATTCGTAAGCGTCTCCGCCGATATCCCCTTTGTGAAGGCCTCGGATTTTTGGCTTATCGAGAAGGCCTTCGACGGAAAAACGAGCCTGACAGGGGTCCTTCCGCTTGAAAAGGTACCGGGAGACTTGAATCCAGTAGTTTACCGGGGTTATGCAATCGTTGGGCTGAATGCCGTCGCTGAAGAAGGAGAGAGATTTTTTGAGTTCACAAATCCCCTGTTAGCCTTAAATGTGAACACTCCTGAAGAGCTGGAGCTTGCGAAGAGGATTGCTAACCTAATCCGAGCTCCGAGAGGATGTATCCCACGTCGAGGTTCTTCTCAACAATCCTAG
- the cobT gene encoding nicotinate mononucleotide-dependent phosphoribosyltransferase CobT, protein MKSLMLIVLGNTEISTVPGISVAGATPELTKLTPPADAEYLFYEKPKIIDVIPVTPEGHPTPAIITKAARELANFPLIIVRGGTYLAPLVPHVHISDHVGRDFRKEPALPGAEEIIERARLFGEELSKLPIEELVIGESTPGGTTTAQAVLWALGYEARTSSAAPNNPQSLKEEVIKAGFERAGIKPGDFKEKPLEALKQFGDPMMAAVIGISQGFTGEVVLAGGTQMLAVAALLKALDEDLDRFMIATTRWVINDRSSTFIETAKEIGVISYAADLNFSKSEFKGLRDYENGYVKEGVGAGGATWLAVKAGFSPEDVSKKVEELYRRLMELKAT, encoded by the coding sequence ATGAAGAGTCTCATGCTGATTGTCCTTGGGAACACAGAGATAAGCACCGTGCCTGGAATAAGCGTCGCCGGGGCGACGCCCGAATTAACAAAGCTCACCCCACCGGCTGACGCGGAGTATCTTTTCTATGAGAAGCCAAAAATCATAGATGTCATTCCAGTAACGCCCGAGGGGCACCCGACGCCGGCTATAATAACCAAGGCCGCCAGGGAGCTTGCAAACTTCCCGCTGATAATAGTCCGCGGTGGAACTTACCTAGCTCCTCTCGTGCCTCACGTCCACATCAGCGACCACGTTGGCAGGGACTTCAGGAAAGAGCCTGCCCTTCCGGGGGCTGAGGAGATAATTGAGAGGGCAAGGCTCTTCGGAGAGGAGTTGTCCAAGCTCCCGATAGAGGAACTCGTCATAGGTGAATCCACACCCGGTGGAACAACAACAGCTCAGGCCGTTCTCTGGGCCCTCGGCTACGAAGCGAGGACTTCCTCCGCAGCACCGAACAATCCCCAGAGCCTAAAGGAGGAGGTTATAAAAGCAGGCTTTGAAAGGGCTGGAATAAAGCCTGGAGACTTCAAAGAGAAACCCCTTGAAGCACTCAAACAGTTCGGCGACCCCATGATGGCGGCAGTTATAGGAATCTCGCAGGGCTTCACCGGGGAGGTTGTTCTAGCAGGCGGGACGCAAATGTTGGCAGTGGCCGCTCTGCTAAAAGCCCTCGATGAGGATCTGGACAGATTCATGATAGCGACAACCAGGTGGGTGATCAATGACAGGAGCTCAACCTTCATCGAGACGGCCAAGGAGATAGGGGTAATCAGCTATGCAGCGGATTTAAACTTCTCAAAGAGCGAGTTCAAAGGCCTGAGGGACTATGAGAACGGCTACGTTAAGGAAGGCGTAGGGGCCGGTGGAGCGACATGGCTCGCAGTTAAAGCCGGCTTTTCGCCAGAGGACGTCTCGAAGAAGGTGGAAGAGCTCTACAGAAGGCTGATGGAGCTGAAGGCCACCTAA
- the cobS gene encoding adenosylcobinamide-GDP ribazoletransferase, translating into MKNLLPFLTRVPIKGNFEKAREELWAFPLVALVSSALPTLVLYLKLPLSNVLAVLALYLTIGLLHLDGLADFADGVMVKGDRERKIKAMKDLNTGIAGLFAVVMVLFLQVYSLQLVPFYALFLAELNSKLAMLLALATRKPLGQGLGAYFMEKMNSGQLLGGLIFYAILLVPVIVYEQNALVSLLGLAFGGYTIKVALDNFGGINGDCIGAIAEITRAGTLLVLAFVWWYT; encoded by the coding sequence ATGAAAAACCTCCTCCCCTTCCTGACACGGGTGCCAATCAAGGGCAACTTCGAGAAAGCTCGCGAGGAGCTCTGGGCCTTTCCACTCGTCGCTTTGGTGAGTTCGGCGCTCCCGACGCTTGTCCTCTACTTAAAACTTCCCCTCTCGAACGTCCTGGCGGTCTTGGCGCTCTACCTCACCATCGGTCTTCTCCACCTTGACGGTCTGGCGGACTTCGCCGACGGAGTGATGGTTAAAGGCGACCGCGAGAGGAAAATAAAGGCGATGAAGGATCTGAACACCGGGATAGCGGGTCTCTTCGCGGTGGTCATGGTTCTGTTCCTCCAAGTCTATTCCCTCCAGCTCGTTCCTTTCTACGCCCTCTTCCTGGCGGAGCTAAACTCAAAGCTCGCCATGCTCCTCGCGCTGGCAACCAGGAAACCGCTCGGCCAAGGGCTTGGGGCATACTTCATGGAGAAGATGAACAGCGGCCAGCTTCTCGGCGGGCTCATCTTCTACGCCATTCTCCTCGTCCCTGTAATTGTCTATGAGCAGAATGCCCTGGTCTCGCTCCTCGGTCTGGCCTTCGGAGGTTATACCATCAAAGTTGCCCTCGACAACTTCGGCGGGATAAACGGCGACTGCATAGGTGCAATAGCGGAGATAACGAGGGCTGGGACGCTTTTGGTTCTGGCTTTCGTTTGGTGGTATACATGA
- the cobZ gene encoding alpha-ribazole phosphatase CobZ, translating into MRAGEILRKLESKGITLEKMLDTAMELYIGENAGDVRELLEETMLRYLNDINVQSLLMAALLLEENFDVGGDPVNLVADELIGISIAEYIGGKMALFNFFYYDTRKPGILKELPPFLDDAVGGFIAGCMTKLLSED; encoded by the coding sequence ATGAGAGCCGGAGAAATCCTCAGGAAACTTGAATCAAAGGGCATAACCCTTGAAAAGATGCTCGACACCGCGATGGAGCTCTACATCGGCGAAAATGCCGGAGACGTTAGAGAACTGCTGGAGGAGACGATGCTGAGATATCTTAATGACATCAACGTTCAGTCTCTGCTCATGGCGGCGCTCCTCCTCGAGGAGAATTTTGACGTTGGAGGTGACCCCGTGAACTTAGTCGCCGACGAGCTCATCGGGATAAGCATAGCGGAATACATCGGGGGTAAAATGGCTCTCTTCAATTTCTTCTACTATGACACGAGAAAGCCCGGAATACTGAAGGAGCTGCCGCCCTTTTTGGACGATGCAGTAGGCGGCTTCATAGCGGGCTGCATGACGAAGCTCCTTTCGGAGGACTGA
- a CDS encoding aminotransferase class I/II-fold pyridoxal phosphate-dependent enzyme has translation MLKPVSFKAHHGGAREEGLLDFSASLNPHLPEWLDDMFNRAKELSGRYLYWEKLEEELSELVGEPLTVTAGITEALYLIGILAMREKRKVVIPRHTYEEYERVARIFGTEVIKGPNDPEKLAELVEKESIVFFCNPNNPDGKFYSPKELKPLLDVVEDKGALLILDEAFIDFVKGAKSPEGENLVKLRTFTKSYGLPGIRVGYVIGFEEAFKSVRMPWSIGSLGYAFLEFLIEDGFEHLKKTMPLIWGEKERMEKALNIKSDANFFIKNVGNARGTVERLKEKGILVRDCTSFGLPQYVRFSVRKREENERLIEAFRELGL, from the coding sequence ATGCTTAAGCCTGTAAGCTTCAAGGCCCACCACGGCGGTGCGAGGGAAGAAGGTTTGCTCGACTTCTCCGCTTCTCTGAATCCGCATCTCCCGGAATGGCTAGATGATATGTTTAACCGAGCAAAAGAGCTGAGCGGCCGTTACTTGTACTGGGAAAAGCTCGAGGAAGAGCTTTCGGAGTTAGTTGGTGAACCCCTGACGGTGACGGCCGGAATCACTGAGGCGCTCTATCTAATCGGCATCCTCGCGATGAGGGAAAAGCGCAAGGTAGTAATCCCACGCCACACCTACGAGGAGTACGAGAGAGTAGCGAGGATTTTCGGCACGGAGGTAATCAAAGGCCCAAACGATCCAGAGAAGCTTGCCGAACTCGTGGAGAAGGAGAGTATCGTTTTCTTCTGCAACCCCAACAACCCCGACGGTAAGTTCTACTCGCCAAAGGAGCTCAAGCCTCTTCTCGATGTCGTCGAAGACAAAGGCGCACTCCTCATACTTGACGAGGCCTTCATAGACTTTGTCAAAGGGGCGAAAAGTCCCGAAGGGGAAAACCTCGTGAAGCTCAGGACCTTCACCAAGAGCTACGGCCTACCGGGGATACGGGTCGGCTACGTCATCGGCTTCGAGGAGGCCTTTAAAAGCGTCCGCATGCCCTGGAGCATAGGCTCGCTCGGCTACGCTTTTCTGGAGTTCCTCATCGAGGACGGCTTCGAGCACCTCAAGAAAACGATGCCGCTCATCTGGGGTGAGAAGGAGCGGATGGAAAAGGCCCTGAACATCAAAAGCGACGCCAACTTCTTCATAAAAAATGTCGGCAATGCGAGGGGAACCGTCGAACGGCTGAAGGAGAAGGGGATCCTCGTGAGGGACTGCACGAGCTTTGGTTTGCCTCAGTACGTCCGCTTCAGCGTGAGGAAAAGAGAGGAGAATGAGAGGCTTATTGAGGCATTCAGGGAGCTTGGCCTTTGA
- a CDS encoding diphthine--ammonia ligase family protein: MTMNGGKGIALFSGGKDGLYATYLVQKSGISVPYFLVLKTTIGLSPHYENLSELEKLAGAMGKELLIFDMAKGSEALAEFIGSLGVDYLVAGDVLLEDHLEWIERLAEGADVKVLEPLWGRDTLELAREIIEAGFEYAIIAVNKENLSKEWLGYTFRSVEDLERFLDANPGIDPLGEFAEFHTVVLKCPLFEGSFELKPQKVDESETYWWLKFRLVRE; this comes from the coding sequence ATGACGATGAACGGAGGCAAGGGCATCGCCTTATTCTCAGGCGGCAAGGACGGGCTTTATGCAACTTATTTAGTCCAGAAAAGCGGCATAAGTGTCCCGTATTTCCTCGTCCTGAAGACCACCATCGGACTCTCGCCGCACTACGAGAACCTGAGCGAGCTGGAAAAGCTCGCCGGAGCTATGGGAAAGGAGCTTCTGATCTTTGACATGGCAAAAGGGAGCGAGGCTTTAGCTGAATTCATCGGTTCGCTCGGCGTTGATTACCTCGTCGCGGGGGATGTGCTGCTCGAAGACCACCTGGAGTGGATCGAACGGCTGGCCGAAGGAGCGGACGTTAAAGTCTTGGAGCCTCTATGGGGCAGGGACACGCTTGAGCTCGCGAGAGAGATAATCGAAGCGGGATTTGAATACGCGATAATCGCGGTCAACAAGGAGAATCTCTCCAAGGAATGGCTCGGCTACACCTTCCGCTCGGTTGAGGATTTGGAGCGCTTCCTCGATGCAAACCCCGGCATTGACCCCCTCGGCGAGTTCGCTGAGTTCCACACGGTGGTCTTAAAGTGCCCGCTGTTTGAGGGAAGTTTTGAGCTGAAGCCGCAGAAGGTAGATGAGAGCGAGACCTACTGGTGGCTGAAGTTCAGGCTGGTGAGAGAATGA
- a CDS encoding cobyric acid synthase, translating into MGKALMIQGTSSGAGKSLLVMALCRIFSNLDYDVVPFKSQNMSLNSAPSIEGGEISRAQYLQAVACRKKPSVRFNPILLKPEGNMRSQVVFMGKPIGSVSAREYMLSRKEELFRKAMRVLDELMAEHEIVIIEGAGSPVEINLKDYDIANMRVARHAKAKTILVTDIDRGGSFASIVGTMELLSEEKRNLILGFVFNKFRGDASLLEPGFEYLEKRYGKPTLGVVPYVEHKLPEEDSLTSFPKVNGELHIQIVKLPHISNFTDFEPLHWANGVDYVTKAEEIEGDLIIIPGSKNTVEDLLWMRENGIEDAIIQAHREGSFVVGICGGFQMLGEKIIDNVESKRGEVRGIGLLPAKTIFTPVKRTNHLKAEILWESAKRMSVEGYEIRMGRSTSERPFSIIREINGAKAVEPEGALGERAFGTYLHGIFHNFAFTERLLNFLRVEKGLEPISVDGWSIEEEIERFARIVEKNLDVGYILSELGLG; encoded by the coding sequence ATGGGAAAAGCCCTAATGATTCAGGGAACTTCCTCCGGAGCTGGAAAATCCCTCCTCGTCATGGCTCTGTGCCGGATCTTCTCGAACTTGGATTATGACGTTGTCCCGTTTAAAAGCCAGAACATGAGCCTGAACTCCGCACCGAGCATAGAAGGCGGCGAAATAAGTCGTGCCCAGTACCTCCAGGCAGTAGCCTGCAGAAAGAAGCCCTCGGTAAGGTTCAATCCGATACTCCTCAAGCCCGAGGGTAACATGAGGAGCCAAGTTGTGTTTATGGGAAAGCCCATAGGGAGCGTTTCAGCCAGGGAATACATGCTCTCCCGGAAGGAGGAGCTCTTTCGGAAGGCCATGCGGGTTCTGGATGAACTCATGGCGGAGCACGAGATTGTGATAATCGAAGGTGCAGGCTCACCCGTTGAGATTAACCTCAAGGACTACGACATAGCCAACATGCGCGTTGCGAGGCACGCCAAAGCGAAGACCATCCTCGTTACCGACATTGACCGCGGTGGGAGCTTCGCTTCTATAGTGGGCACGATGGAGCTCTTGAGCGAGGAGAAGCGAAACCTAATCCTTGGCTTTGTCTTCAACAAGTTCCGCGGCGATGCCTCCCTGCTGGAGCCAGGCTTCGAATATCTGGAGAAGCGCTACGGGAAGCCCACCCTCGGAGTCGTTCCCTACGTCGAGCACAAGTTGCCAGAAGAGGACTCTCTGACGAGCTTTCCGAAGGTTAATGGCGAGCTCCACATCCAGATAGTCAAGCTTCCCCACATAAGCAACTTTACCGACTTTGAGCCCCTTCACTGGGCCAATGGGGTGGACTACGTTACAAAAGCAGAGGAAATCGAGGGCGATTTAATAATAATCCCCGGGAGCAAGAACACCGTCGAGGACTTGCTCTGGATGCGCGAGAACGGAATAGAGGACGCGATAATCCAGGCTCACCGCGAAGGCTCTTTCGTCGTTGGAATCTGCGGCGGCTTTCAAATGCTCGGGGAGAAGATAATCGACAACGTCGAATCGAAGCGCGGTGAGGTCAGGGGCATTGGACTGCTGCCCGCTAAAACGATCTTCACGCCCGTTAAGCGGACAAACCACCTGAAGGCCGAAATCCTCTGGGAGTCGGCTAAGAGAATGAGCGTTGAGGGCTACGAGATAAGGATGGGCCGCTCAACCTCAGAGAGGCCCTTCTCGATAATACGCGAGATAAACGGTGCTAAGGCCGTTGAGCCCGAAGGGGCCCTTGGTGAGAGAGCCTTTGGGACCTATCTACACGGCATCTTCCATAACTTCGCCTTCACGGAGCGGCTCCTCAACTTCCTGCGGGTGGAGAAAGGGCTTGAGCCGATAAGCGTTGATGGATGGAGCATCGAAGAAGAGATAGAGCGCTTTGCTAGGATTGTTGAGAAGAACCTCGACGTGGGATACATCCTCTCGGAGCTCGGATTAGGTTAG
- a CDS encoding adenosylcobinamide amidohydrolase, producing the protein MEFGHFIRPFEREMLALSNAPHRGGLVRANGFFFMMVHKNYSGDYKADCRRFELENGLRDYVGFMTAADVRKVLSISRVRSVEAYITAGVTNPAIAGEVPPPWKPGTINIALVINEGLTVGAMANAIMTATEAKTYTLLRLGYNATGTTSDSIGVFAYPGEKEWAGTATELGISIGKAVRKALEESLRKWEKTRS; encoded by the coding sequence ATGGAATTCGGGCACTTCATCAGGCCTTTCGAGCGGGAGATGCTCGCCCTCAGCAACGCGCCCCATCGGGGCGGACTTGTAAGGGCCAACGGATTCTTCTTTATGATGGTGCACAAGAACTACTCAGGGGATTATAAGGCCGATTGTAGGAGGTTCGAGCTGGAGAACGGATTGAGGGATTACGTCGGCTTCATGACGGCAGCAGACGTGAGGAAGGTTCTTTCTATATCCAGAGTCAGAAGCGTCGAGGCTTACATCACCGCGGGGGTGACGAACCCAGCCATAGCCGGCGAAGTTCCCCCGCCGTGGAAACCCGGAACCATAAACATCGCCCTCGTGATAAACGAAGGCCTAACTGTCGGTGCCATGGCAAACGCGATAATGACTGCCACTGAAGCAAAGACTTACACCCTGCTGAGACTCGGCTACAACGCCACCGGGACGACGAGCGACAGCATAGGGGTTTTTGCTTATCCTGGAGAGAAGGAATGGGCAGGAACTGCAACCGAGCTCGGAATTTCGATAGGGAAAGCCGTCAGGAAGGCCCTTGAGGAGAGCCTGAGAAAGTGGGAGAAAACCAGAAGTTAG
- a CDS encoding class I SAM-dependent methyltransferase has translation MGELYTLLAEYYDVIYRRRVEGIAGEIDFVEEIFRNDARVEVKRVLDLACGTGVPTLELARRGYEVVGLDLQEEMLSVARRKAEREGLNVEFIQGDAAELGFREEFDAVTMFFSSICYFDEHRIKELFNSVINALKPGGVFVADWSNVAFMCFRGVDIWEEKNGDEVVVTTGWKEVENASQMLHLRYLVQIVKSNGKVRAFHVHEVLNIYTAREMRLLAEKYFDEVRIYGDERRELGPNASRLWFVGIKGQAP, from the coding sequence ATGGGGGAGCTTTACACCTTACTTGCTGAATACTACGATGTCATATACCGCAGGAGAGTCGAGGGAATAGCAGGGGAGATTGATTTTGTCGAGGAGATTTTTAGGAATGACGCGCGCGTGGAGGTTAAGCGAGTCCTTGACCTGGCCTGCGGAACGGGGGTTCCAACCCTCGAACTTGCTAGGAGGGGCTACGAGGTTGTTGGACTGGATCTCCAGGAGGAGATGCTCAGCGTCGCCCGCAGGAAGGCCGAGCGGGAAGGATTGAACGTGGAGTTCATACAAGGAGACGCCGCAGAGCTGGGATTCCGTGAGGAGTTCGACGCGGTGACTATGTTCTTCTCCAGCATCTGCTACTTCGACGAGCACAGAATTAAAGAATTATTTAATTCTGTAATTAATGCATTAAAGCCAGGTGGAGTTTTCGTCGCGGACTGGTCGAACGTCGCCTTCATGTGCTTCAGAGGGGTGGACATATGGGAGGAGAAGAACGGAGACGAGGTCGTGGTAACGACTGGCTGGAAGGAGGTGGAAAACGCAAGCCAGATGCTGCACCTCAGGTACCTCGTTCAAATCGTGAAGTCAAACGGGAAAGTTAGAGCATTCCACGTCCACGAGGTTCTAAACATATACACAGCGCGAGAGATGCGCCTCTTGGCAGAGAAGTACTTTGACGAGGTCAGGATATACGGGGACGAAAGACGGGAGCTCGGGCCAAACGCATCAAGGCTGTGGTTCGTTGGAATCAAAGGCCAAGCTCCCTGA
- a CDS encoding uracil-DNA glycosylase family protein, translated as MLLHFSELERIGNIYVNPRNLKSRPLLLRDWRDFLSLEEKVYGLYARTIYNPEQRFMVLNEKDEKVAGELEALYREFLNEPLRFCHEEYYSYQLEVRSFDGLPFANGWVGSGVVLVGEAPGRKGCGLTGICFYRDASGMLLRKALFALDVNPDFVYITNVVKCNPPGNKLKGFDKRELGLLERELEILRPKSIFAIGRTAEKALKRLGFDATYLRHPAWYVRRGLREPNEEMLSEYTQIKEVFGEWRL; from the coding sequence ATGCTGCTCCACTTCAGCGAGCTTGAGAGGATTGGCAATATCTACGTAAACCCGAGGAATCTGAAGTCACGTCCCCTGCTTTTGAGGGACTGGCGAGACTTTCTCAGCCTCGAGGAGAAGGTTTACGGCCTCTACGCGAGGACGATTTACAATCCGGAGCAGCGTTTTATGGTCCTCAACGAGAAAGACGAAAAAGTAGCAGGGGAGCTTGAGGCGCTCTACCGCGAGTTCCTGAACGAGCCGCTCCGCTTCTGCCACGAGGAGTATTACAGCTATCAGCTCGAGGTTAGGAGTTTCGATGGTCTGCCATTCGCCAACGGCTGGGTCGGTTCGGGTGTTGTTTTGGTCGGCGAAGCACCGGGAAGGAAGGGATGCGGATTAACTGGAATATGCTTCTATCGCGACGCCTCGGGAATGCTGCTCAGGAAAGCCCTCTTTGCCCTCGATGTGAACCCCGACTTTGTCTACATCACCAACGTCGTCAAGTGCAATCCGCCGGGGAATAAGCTTAAGGGCTTCGACAAACGGGAGCTCGGCCTTCTGGAGAGGGAGCTTGAAATTTTGAGACCTAAATCAATTTTTGCCATCGGCAGAACTGCAGAGAAGGCCCTAAAAAGGCTTGGCTTTGATGCAACCTATCTAAGACACCCCGCCTGGTACGTGCGCAGGGGCTTGAGGGAACCTAACGAGGAGATGCTCAGTGAATACACCCAGATAAAGGAGGTTTTCGGGGAATGGAGGCTTTAG